A window from Podospora bellae-mahoneyi strain CBS 112042 chromosome 1 map unlocalized CBS112042p_1, whole genome shotgun sequence encodes these proteins:
- a CDS encoding uncharacterized protein (EggNog:ENOG503NWKC; COG:T) produces the protein MIAKATPALKTVRGFNNTPGASGDEDSDHCGCPAAPKTPSRRAQKATHLLDDVVSANCSPMLKPVTSPGISGIGKLRMQIENFSLNSNDTTAASSRASSLTRSSEHQASSPFSSETTISSGRRDSRPLSRGSTLKSRTSSSDETASVGSTSYEINLEHDFVSDVPNAASEAVPPRPKMTADDFEPLKCLGKGTYGTVLLVKEKATGRLFAQKQFKKASLVVHKKLVEQTKTERQILESVNRHPFVVKLYYAFQDQEKLYLILEYGQGGELFTHLSTERMFSEETAAFYMAEMVLALSHLHQNLGVVYRDLKPENCLLDSQGHLLLTDFGLSKVAVDSDTCNSILGTVEYMAPEVIQGKKYGKAVDWWSLGALGFDLMTGNPPFRGPNNKKIQDNIIKQKLVLPYFLGPDAKDLLTRLLRKDPAKRLGSNMPKDLETIKKHRFFRKINWKALQAREVEPPIQPYISDPELAENFSAEFTELSLSPVVSRFDQAGSWGGREMGSVPGVGRREAGDRDDPFGGFSFVASSSLLESHGFGGMQRV, from the coding sequence ATGATTGCAAAGGCGACGCCCGCGCTCAAGACGGTGCGCGggttcaacaacacccccggGGCCTCTGGCGATGAGGACTCTGATCATTGCGGCTGCCCCGCGGCCCCAAAGACCCCTAGCAGGCGGGCCCAGAAGGCGACCCACCTGTTGGACGACGTCGTCAGTGCTAACTGCAGCCCTATGCTGAAGCCCGTTACCTCCCCTGGCATAAGCGGCATAGGAAAGTTGCGTATGCAAATCGAGAActtcagcctcaacagcaacgacacGACCGCCGCTTCTTCCCGTGCCAGCTCCTTGACCCGCAGCAGCGAACACCAGGCCTCCTCGCCGTTCTCCAGCGAGACTACGATCAGCAGCGGCCGCCGTGACAGCCGCCCCCTTTCCCGTGGAAGCACTTTGAAGAGCCGCACCAGCAGTAGCGATGAGACGGCTTCGGTGGGATCTACCAGTTACGAGATCAACCTCGAGCACGACTTTGTCAGCGATGTCCCCAATGCTGCTAGCGAGGCTGTGCCTCCCCGTCCTAAGATGACGGCGGACGACTTTGAACCTCTCAAGTGTCTCGGGAAGGGAACCTATGGAACCGTCTTGCtcgtcaaggagaaggccacAGGCCGCCTTTTCGCGCAGAAGCAGTTCAAAAAGGCCTCTCTCGTCGTGCACAAGAAGCTGGTGGAGCAAACCAAGACGGAGCGCCAGATCCTCGAGAGCGTCAACCGTCACCCTTTTGTTGTCAAGCTGTACTACGCCTTCCAGGACCAGGAGAAACTgtacctcatcctcgagtACGGCCAGGGTGGCGAGCTGTTCACTCATCTCAGTACGGAAAGGATGTTTAGCGAAGAGACTGCCGCCTTTTACATGGCCGAGATGGTTCTCGCCTTGTCTCATCTCCACCAGAACCTGGGCGTGGTTTACCGCGATCTCAAGCCGGAGAACTGCCTCCTCGACTCTCAGGGCCACCTTTTGCTGACCGACTTTGGCCTTTCCAAAGTGGCAGTCGACTCGGACACGTGTAACTCGATCCTGGGAACGGTCGAGTACATGGCTCCCGAGGTGATTCAAGGCAAGAAGTACGGCAAGGCGGTTGACTGGTGGTCTTTGGGCGCGCTTGGTTTCGATCTCATGACTGGGAACCCCCCCTTTCGCGGaccaaacaacaagaagattcaggacaacatcatcaagcagaAGTTAGTGCTGCCTTACTTTTTGGGTCCAGACGCGAAGGATCTCCTTACCAGATTGCTGCGCAAGGATCCCGCCAAGCGCCTGGGGAGCAACATGCCGAAGGATCTGGAGACGATCAAGAAGCACAGGTTCTTCCGCAAGATCAACTGGAAGGCGCTgcaggcgagggaggtggagccGCCGATTCAGCCGTATATTTCTGACCCGGAGCTGGCGGAGAATTTCTCGGCCGAGTTTACCGAGTTGAGCTTGAGTCCGGTTGTGTCGAGGTTTGATCAGGCGGGGAGTTGGGgcgggagggagatggggagtgtGCCGGGAGTGGGCAGGAGGGAGGCTGGTGATAGGGATGATCCTTTTGGGGGTTTTAGTTTTGTGGCTTCGAGCAGCTTGTTGGAGAGTcatgggtttggggggatgcAGAGAGTTT
- a CDS encoding uncharacterized protein (EggNog:ENOG503NVIW; COG:A; BUSCO:EOG09262CXO), whose amino-acid sequence MTRNQPKIQTKSIPTAVMMHPSRRAYVEEADTEDRGSGGIDIDAIPIDRDYDIPGAGTGIAPERASAIISQFERKRFAATIAVPTDDGRVRAKLRELGEPITLFGEGPVDRRDRLRELLTEQAQQATGQESADVEMQDAGNDEEAEEQEEEFYSRGTQELLDARIEIAKYTIPRAKRRVEFQKKEATIPLRTHVKFRKEIKERLQTFELQASQTAGDRHVSMTRFSPDGQMIATGNWGGQVKLIDIPTLEHRKTLRGHTNKISGLAWRPGATLPEANISEDTVNLASGGAEGQVHLWSLNQDTPLSTLSGHSQRVCRVEFHPSGKYLASASEDTSWRLWDIETTTELLLQEGHSRGVYAVSFNTDGSLLASAGLDSIGRIWDLRSGRTVMILDGHLDGHIKPIYGLDWSPDGHRVLTASADGWIKCWDVRKVQRTGGIGAHTSAVSDVRWFKGMDEPVDGKPPGEDDKGNQLPKKSGTFLVSSGFDHKVNIFSADDWALAQSLSGHTGPVASVDVSRDGKWIISGGHDRTVKLWGRNDATGLYGDF is encoded by the exons ATGACCAGGAACCAGCCAAAAATACAAACAAAATCAATACCCACCGCAGTCATGATGCACCCATCACGTAGGGCGTatgttgaggaggctgaCACTGAG GACCGAGGAAGTGGAGGCATTGACATAGATGCCATTC CAATCGACCGCGACTATGACATCCCCGGAGCCGGCACAGGCATTGCGCCCGAGAGAGCATCAGCCATCATCTCACAATTCGAGCGCAAGCGATTCGCCGCCACTATCGCGGTCCCAACCGACGATGGACGTGTCCGCGCCAAACTTCGAGAGCTAGGCGAGCCTATCACGCTGTTCGGCGAAGGACCGGTCGACCGACGCGACAGGTTACGAGAGCTTCTTACCGAGCAGGCGCAGCAGGCGACAGGCCAGGAGAGCGCAGATGTGGAGATGCAGGATGCTGGCAATGACGAGGAAGcggaagagcaagaggaagagtttTACTCTCGGGGAACACAGGAGCTTCTCGATGCCCGAATAGAAATCGCCAAGTATACGATCCCCCGAGCGAAACGGCGCGTCGAGTTTCAGAAGAAGGAGGCTACGATTCCTCTCCGTACCCATGTCAAGTTCAGGAAGGAGATTAAGGAGCGGCTTCAGACGTTTGAATTGCAAGCCAGTCAGACTGCGGGAGATCGTCATGTGAGCATGACGAGGTTTTCGCCAGATGGACAGATGATTGCGACTGGAAATTGGGGCGGTCAAGTCAAGCTTATCGATATACCGACTTTGGAGCATCGCAAGACGCTGCGAGGACATACCAACAAGATCAGCGGTTTGGCCTGGAGGCCTGGCGCCACCCTTCCCGAGGCCAACATCTCGGAGGACACGGTCAACCTTGCTTCGGGTGGTGCAGAGGGCCAGGTTCATCTTTGGTCGCTAAATCAAGATACACCGCTATCGACGCTCTCTGGGCACTCGCAAAGAGTATGCCGTGTCGAGTTTCACCCTTCTGGAAAATACCTCGCATCTGCGTCTGAGGACACGTCGTGGAGGCTGTGGGATATCGAAACTACAACCGAACTGCTTCTTCAAGAGGGACACTCGCGGGGAGTGTACGCCGTAAGCTTCAACACCGACGGGTCCTTGCTGGCCAGTGCAGGTCTGGACAGTATTGGAAGAATCTGGGATTTGCGGTCGGGAAGGACAGTCATGATTCTCGACGGGCATCTGGATGGCCACATCAAGCCGATCTACGGGCTGGACTGGAGTCCGGACGGGCACCGGGTCCTCACGGCCTCGGCAGATGGATGGATCAAATGCTGGGACGTGAGAAAAGTGCAGAGGACAGGCGGAATTGGTGCGCACACAAGCGCGGTATCAGATGTCAGATGGTTCAAGGGGATGGATGAGCCCGTTGACGGGAAGCCACCAGGCGAGGACGACAAGGGAAACCAGTTGCCAAAGAAGTCTGGGACGTTTTTGGTGTCGTCTGGGTTTGACCACAAGGTCAACATTTTCTCGGCTGATGATTGGGCTCTTGCTCAGTCGCTGAGCGGCCATACTGGCCCAGTAGCGAGTGTCGATGTAAGCCGGGACGGCAAGTGGATCATCAGCGGTGGACATGATCGGACTGTCAAGTTATGGGGTCGTAATGATGCAACGGGTCTGTATGGTGACTTTTAG
- a CDS encoding uncharacterized protein (EggNog:ENOG503NUQR; COG:D), producing the protein MSSSNNFDRYRPPREAPAHPPKPPFIAEYNNTSQSSSPATTGRRREGGGGVPPAVPSPPVYSSRTSPPPRPLRSAPSPAMSSPQRSQQQRREQWLFTLDEVKSTPSIMDGLPIGEERLRRAKGVNFIYQAGMLLELPQITIWVAAVFFHRFYMRYSMVEQNGGIHHYNIAATSLFLANKTEENCRKTKDLIIAVAKVAQKNTKLIIDEQSKEYWRWRDSILAFEEIMLETLTFDLMINNPYGEIFDLLAELDLIKNHKLRDGVWAFCNDACLTVLPLVLSTREVAISAIFFSATVNKVQIEDVRGQSWWVYLGGTEDMAALGVNLMCEFYRENPLRKQEKRPPSPEFRLESTRRRGDVALGLGGVMEVGSPGTGTPTPVGTDRAGTQSPGRGRVNGNGVVKEEEGGVKREGSSSAEERRAAAVKASVENGDSDAALKAAANELGVHENGDGGGGGLVSPGPMLAAIKRKSAELEDAVDAAEREAKKIKLQDDEDEGEIKGS; encoded by the exons ATGTCTTCTTCCAACAACTTTGACCGATACCGACCACCAAGAGAAGCACCCGCTCACCCGCCAAAACCGCCGTTTATCGCAGAGTACAACAACACTTCGCAGTCGTCATCGCCTGCTACTACTGGGAGAAGgcgcgagggaggaggaggagtgccGCCTGCTGTACCGTCGCCCCCGGTTTATTCCTCCAGgacatcgccgccgccgcgaccGCTGCGGAGCGCCCCCTCGCCTGCCATGTCTAGCCCGCAGAggtcgcagcagcagaggagggagcagTGGCTGTTCACGCTGGACGAGGTGAAGAGCACGCCAAGCATCATGGACGGGCTGCcgattggggaggagaggttgaggagggcgaagGGGGTGAATTTTATTTACCAGGCGGGCATGTTGCTGGAGCTGCCGCAGATTACGATTtgggtggcggcggtgttttTTCATCGGTTTTATATGCGGTATAGCATGGTTGAGCAGAATGGGGGCATACATCACTAT AATATCGCCGCCACGTCGTTGTTTTTGGCGAATAAGACGGAGGAAAACTGCCGCAAGACGAAGGACTTGATCATTGCTGTCGCCAAGGTGGCTCAGAAGAACACCAAGCTGATTATTGATGAGCAATCGAAGGAGTACTGGCGGTGGCGGGATTCGATCCTTGCGTTTGAGGAGATCATGCTCGAGACGCTTACCTTCGATCTCATGATTAATAACCCCTACGGCGAGATTTTTGACCTGCTGGCGGAGCTGGATCTGATCAAAAACCACAAGCTGCGGGATGGGGTCTGGGCTTTTTGCAACGACGCGTGTCTGACGGTgctgccgttggtgttgagcacAAGGGAGGTGGCCATCTCGGCGATTTTCTTCTCGGCGACGGTGAACAAGGTGCAGATTGAGGATGTGAGGGGCCAGAGCTGGTGGGTGTACTTGGGGGGGACGGAGGATATGGCGGCGTTGGGGGTGAATTTGATGTGTGAGTTTTATAGGGAGAACCCGCTGCGGAAGCAGGAGAAGCGTCCTCCCAGTCCGGAGTTTAGGCTGGAGAgcacgaggaggaggggggatgtggctttggggcttgggggggtgatggaggttggTAGTCCGGGGACTGGGACGCCGACGCCGGTGGGGACAGATAGGGCTGGGACGCAGAGTccggggcgggggagggtcAATGGGAACGGGgttgtcaaggaggaggaggggggggtgaagagggaggggtcgtcgtcggccgaggagaggagggcggcggctgTTAAGGCGAGTGTGGAGAATGGGGATTCGGATGCGGCGTTGAAGGCTGCGGCGAATGAGTTGGGGGTTCATGagaatggggatggtggtggtggggggttggtgtccCCTGGGCCGATGCTGGCGGCGATCAAGAGGAAGAGTGCCGAGTTGGAGGATGCGGTGGATGctgcggagagggaggcgaagaagattAAGTtgcaggatgatgaggatgagggagagatTAAGGGGTCTTGA
- the DUS4 gene encoding tRNA dihydrouridine synthase (COG:J; EggNog:ENOG503NV32) — MANPLNQEFIHPLKLFEVAKNEKRLLHTSAPMLAFRQTAHHYGTDLCWTPMILAKEFNRNKFARDSDFTISTAGPQPPTIVQFGANVPQELARASSLVVPFASGVDLNCGCPQSWACSSTLGAALMEKRELVRDIVLETRSQLHQDGWDVSGLEKDINSPKGRSVSIKIRVHKDLRKTIDFITTLLAPCSLTTTRPIDFLTIHPRTRQTPSSTPINVESLSILTSTFGTQVPILLSGDVFTLDSLPFTSPFHNTLSSSSSPPEHNIPHLSGLMSARALLANPALFSGRNSCPWEAVEYFLNKTIKAPMPFKLVLHHINEMCSPGMGPSQKDKVALLNKQERAELMKVGDMVELIDFLEEKKPGGIGRM; from the exons ATGGCGAACCCACTGAACCAAGAGTTCATACA TCCCCTCAAACTCTTCGAGGTTGCCAAAAATGAGAAACGTCTATTACACACCTCCGCCCCCATG CTCGCCTTCCGCCAAACAGCCCACCACTACGGCACCGACCTCTGCTGGACCCCCATGATCCTCGCCAAAGAATTCAACCGCAACAAATTCGCCCGTGACAGCgacttcaccatctccaccgccggcccccaaccaccaaccatcgTCCAATTCGGCGCCAACGTCCCCCAAGAACTTGCCCGAGCCTCCTCTCTCGTCGTCCCATTCGCCTCCGGAGTAGACCTCAACTGCGGCTGTCCCCAATCATgggcctgctcctccaccctcggcGCCGCCCTCATGGAAAAGCGAGAACTAGTCCGCGACATCGTCCTCGAAACTCGATCCCAACTCCACCAAGACGGCTGGGATGTCTCAGGGTTAGAAAAGGATATCAACAGCCCCAAAGGCAGGAGCGTCAGCATTAAGATACGAGTTCACAAAGATCTCCG AAAAACCATCGACTTCataaccaccctcctcgccccctgctccctcaccaccacccgaccAATCGACTTCCtcaccatccacccccgAACCCgccaaaccccctcctccacccccatcaacgTCGAGTCCCTCTCCATCCTAACCTCCACCTTCGGAACTCAagtccccatcctcctctcagGCGACGTCTTCAccctcgactccctcccattcacctcccccttccacaacaccctttcctcctcttcttccccaccaGAGCATAacatcccccacctctccgGCCTAATGTCCGCCCGCGCCCTCCTCGCAAACCCAGCCCTCTTCTCCGGCAGAAACTCCTGCCCCTGGGAGGCAGTCGAATACTTCCTCAACAAAACAATCAAAGCGCCCATGCCCTTCAAGCTCGTCCTGCACCACATCAACGAGATGTGCTCCCCAGGCATGGGCCCAAGCCAAAAAGACAAGGTCGCCTTGCTGAACAAGCAGGAGAGGGCAGAGTTGATGAAGGTCGGGGACATGGTTGAGCTGATTGACTTtctcgaggagaagaagcccggTGGGATAGGGAGGATGTGA
- a CDS encoding uncharacterized protein (COG:F; BUSCO:EOG09261D4D; EggNog:ENOG503NWET) yields MDPAPRPNALKSMGHRLSLTKLRRALSGRKKKLEEIQEPDEPYQTTPTTTKPEEGQEEEEEEDDDDDMNEGNTVIGLLGGGQLGRMLCEAANPLGIDIAILDEHNAPAKQAHNTNRHVVGSFKDPGRIKELAARSDYLSVEIEHVDTEVLEDIEKNGVPVEINGEIVTHRPPIHPSWRTLRLIQDKYLQKEHFKSSGKTIPIAEQIAIESGDAALDSLKKAGKQFGFPFMLKARKGSYDGRGNFKVDSEDDFAEAIKALGTLPLYAEKWAPFVKELAVMVIRTEDSDGKLKNCVAYPAVETIHEDSICTKVFMPPRDVSEDICEKARKLATEVISTLWGRGVFAVEMFLLEDASLMINEVAPRPHNSGHYTIEAVPYMSQYKAQLHAVLDLPVPDKLIPRVQSSIMLNILGGAKPDSHHHLSGLARSTYDDDMDVYLHLYNKESKPSRKIGHITLTGFCSVQELEAKAKPFIDLVDQIRLDRLEATSETLRPTQETNGSAKPAEKAPVEPATDNHVEAQELSAEAASSDKPLVLVTMGSDSDLPVLKAGLDILKEFNVPYALDITSAHRTPKYMMKVADEAAGKGIKVIIAAAGGAAHLPGMISSETPLPVIGVPVKATHLDGIDSLLSIVQMPRGVPTATVGINNSTNAALLAIRILGAFVPEYQQAMKKYQVDMEEAVIVKGTKLREGGDAAYLAGMKK; encoded by the exons ATGGATCCGGCTCCCCGTCCCAACGCCCTCAAGTCGATGGGCCATAGGCTGTCACTGACCAAACTAAGAAGAGCGTTGAGTGGcaggaaaaagaagcttGAGGAGATCCAGGAACCCGACGAACCCTACcagacaacaccaacaacaaccaaaccaGAGGaggggcaagaagaagaagaagaagaagacgacgacgacgatatGAACGAAGGAAACACTGTCATCGGCCTGCTAGGTGGAGGGCAGTTGGGCCGCATGCTTTGCGAGGCCGCGAACCCGCTGGGAATCGACATTGCCATTTTGGACGAACACAATGCGCCGGCCAAGCAGGCGCACAACACCAACCGCCACGTTGTTGGCTCTTTCAAGGACCCCGGGCGCATCAAAGAGCTCGCTGCCCGCTCTGACTATCTCTCAGTTGAGATTGAGCATGTCGACACCGAGGTGCTCGAGGACATTGAGAAGAATGGCGTCCCCGTTGAGATCAACGGTGAGATTGTTACTCACAGACCACCAATTCACCCATCATGGAGAACTCTCCGTCTCATTCAGGACAAGTATCTCCAAAAGGAGCACTTCAAGTCCAGCGGCAAGACGATCCCTATTGCTGAGCAAATAGCCATCGAGTCTGGCGATGCCGCCCTTGACTCGCTCAAAAAGGCTGGCAAGCAGTTTGGTTTCCCATTCATGCTCAAGGCTCGCAAGGGGAGTTATGATGGAAGAGGAAACTTCAAGGTcgacagcgaggatgattTTGCGGAAGCGATCAAGGCTCTGGGAACACTGCCTCTTTATGCCGAGAAGTGGGCTCCCTTCGTCAAGGAGCTCGCTGTTATGGTCATCAGGACAGAGGACAGCGacggcaagctcaagaactGTGTCGCCTACCCGGCAGTTGAGACCATTCACGAGGACAGCATTTGCACCAAGGTGTTCATGCCCCCAAGAGACGTCTCTGAGGATATCTgtgagaaggcgaggaaacTTGCTACCGAGGTTATCAGCAcattgtgggggaggggtgtctTTGCCGTAGAGATGTTTCTCCTCGAGGATG CTTCTCTCATGATCAACGAGGTtgctcctcgccctcacaACTCTGGCCACTACACTATCGAGGCAGTCCCTTACATGTCCCAGTACAAGGCTCAGCTCCACGCTGTTCTTGATCTCCCGGTCCCGGACAAGCTCATCCCCAGAGTCCAGTCCTCCATCATGCTGAACATTCTCGGTGGAGCCAAGCCagactctcaccaccacctctccggTCTGGCGCGGAGCACatacgacgacgacatggaCGTCTATCTCCACCTATACAACAAGGAGTCCAAGCCTAGTCGTAAGATTGGTcacatcaccctcaccggaTTCTGCTCAGTCCAAGAGCTCGAGGCCAAGGCGAAGCCCTTTATCGATCTCGTCGACCAAATCAGACTTGACCGCCTCGAGGCCACCTCGGAAACTCTCCGTCCTACCCAGGAGACTAACGGCTCGGCCAAGCCTGCGGAAAAAGCCCCCGTAGAACCTGCTACCGATAACCACGTTGAGGCCCAAGAGCTGTCTGCTGAGGCAGCCTCCAGTGACAAGCCCCTGGTCCTGGTAACAATGGGCTCCGACTCTGACCTCCCCGTCCTCAAAGCTGGCTTGGACATCCTGAAGGAGTTCAACGTCCCCTATGCTCTGGATATCACCTCGGCCCACCGCACACCAAAGTACATGATGAAGGTGGCCGACGAGGCGGCTGGCAAGGGCATCAAGGTGATTATCGCTGCTGCCGGTGGAGCGGCTCACTTGCCGGGTATGATCTCTTCTGAGACGCCGCTGCCGGTGATTGGTGTGCCGGTCAAGGCTACGCACTTGGATGGGATTGATAGTTTGTTGAGTATTGTGCAGATGCCG AGAGGCGTCCCTACTGCTACGGTGGGTATCAATAACTCGACTAATGCTGCGCTGTTGGCGATCAGGATCTTGGGGGCGTTTGTGCCAGAGTATCAGCAGGCTATGAAGAAATATCAGGTTGatatggaggaggcggtgattGTGAAGGGGACtaagttgagggaggggggggatgcgGCTTATCTGGCGGGGATGAAGAAATAG
- a CDS encoding uncharacterized protein (EggNog:ENOG503P3TQ), whose translation MILLSQANSKTMTIQLRLTGGLSRALLSNGVRGGVKLSTYPHIITTARALSSLTSTTTTTTTITRPQILRLGSHQSSLILRATYASRPNSQTSTKNVALEEQALLAEAEKAKGGQQQQQQQQQQQQGHGKKEKTEYPERLMIYHAGTGKTTFLGTLRFATLLLFAGFGLVLTPHYIKSGAPPQYPLASLACGLIPLLYVGYFTTPFVTFIHLRLPPYARWSTSILQRFAKTAPPNTQVDITTLSLTGTPRHSSMMLSDLKPTRERFGMVNFTRDTTAVNEKRKWWRWRAVGKFNIQEGNEKNCRAGWVWKDIAEGIGSRAGEKGVGGGGKKTGQ comes from the exons ATGATTCTGCTTTCACAAGCCAATTCTAAAACCATGACAATTCAATTGAGACTAACTGGAGGCTTATCTCGAGCACTGCTCAGCAACGGGGTGCGGGGAGGTGTCAAGCTGTCAACATACCCTCATATTATTACCACCGCCCGAGCTCTCTCATCActcacatcaacaaccacaacaaccacaacaatAACCAGACCACAAATCCTCAGACTAGGGAGTCATCAATCCTCACTTATACTAAGAGCAACTTATGCATCCAGACCCAATTCTcaaacctccaccaaaaacGTAGCACTCGAAGAGCAAGCGCTGCTCGCCGAAGCAGAAAAAGCCAAGGGtgggcagcaacagcaacagcaacagcagcagcagcaacaaggccacggaaaaaaggaaaagaccG AATACCCCGAACGCCTAATGATCTACCACGCCGGCACAGGCA AAACAACCTTCCTCGGCACCCTCCGCTTcgcaaccctcctcctcttcgccggCTTCGGCCTAGTCCTAACCCCCCACTACATCAAATCCGGCGCCCCCCCCCAGTaccccctcgcctccctcgcctgcggcctcatccctctcctctaCGTCGGCTACTTCACCACTCCCTTCGTGACCTtcatccacctccgcctGCCCCCCTACGCCCGCTGGTCGACCTCCATCCTCCAGCGTTTTGCCAAAACAGCCCCGCCAAACACCCAggtcgacatcaccaccctcagccTGACGGGGACGCCCCGCCACTCGTCCATGATGCTGTCTGATCTCAAGCCGACAAGGGAGCGCTTCGGCATGGTGAATTTCACGCGGGATACGACGGCGGTCAACGAGAAGaggaagtggtggaggtggagggcggtggggaaGTTCAACATCCAGGAGGGGAATGAGAAGAATTGCAGGGCggggtgggtttggaagGATATCGCCGAGGGGATTGGGAGTAGggctggggagaagggggtgggtggtggcgggaAGAAGACTGGGCAGTGA